Proteins encoded in a region of the Acidobacteriota bacterium genome:
- a CDS encoding carboxylate-amine ligase — protein MSTPSFTLGIEEEYQTIDPRTYDLRSHIQTEIFEEGKRRMKEKVKTEMHQSVVEVGTGVCRTVAEADLDLRDLRRQMIGLTEENGLLMIAGATHPFADWRVQDISPDERYVQVVEDMQIVARANLIFGLHVHVGIEDRETLIHLMNQMRYFLPHLLAISTNSPFWIGMNTGLKSYRCKVFDRFPRTNIPDTFSSWADFENFVSLLVKTRSIDNAKKIWWDVRPHPVFDTLEVRICDIPLRVEETIAIAALIQATMVKLYRLHAKNQSWRVYSRALLMENKWRASRYGIDGMLIDFGKEREVPERELLLEYLDWVDDVLDELGSRDAVNVVRWILENGTGADRQLRVYEESGHDLKAVVNYMIAETRHGL, from the coding sequence ATGAGTACACCGTCCTTTACACTCGGGATCGAAGAGGAATACCAGACCATCGATCCGCGCACCTACGATCTTCGATCCCATATCCAGACGGAGATCTTCGAAGAAGGCAAGCGGCGGATGAAGGAGAAGGTCAAGACCGAGATGCACCAGTCGGTGGTCGAGGTCGGGACCGGCGTCTGCCGTACGGTGGCCGAGGCGGATCTGGACCTGCGCGACCTTCGGCGTCAGATGATCGGCCTCACCGAAGAAAACGGCCTGTTGATGATCGCCGGGGCCACGCACCCGTTCGCCGACTGGCGCGTGCAGGACATTTCGCCCGACGAACGCTACGTGCAGGTCGTGGAAGACATGCAGATCGTGGCGCGGGCCAACCTGATCTTCGGCCTGCACGTGCACGTGGGCATCGAAGACCGCGAAACCCTGATCCATCTGATGAACCAGATGCGGTACTTCCTGCCGCATCTGCTGGCCATCTCCACGAACTCCCCCTTCTGGATCGGGATGAACACCGGTCTGAAGTCGTACCGCTGCAAAGTGTTCGATCGTTTTCCGCGCACCAACATCCCGGACACCTTCAGCTCCTGGGCCGACTTCGAGAACTTTGTTTCCCTGCTCGTCAAGACTCGATCGATCGACAACGCCAAGAAGATCTGGTGGGACGTCAGGCCGCACCCGGTGTTCGACACGCTCGAAGTGCGGATCTGCGACATCCCTCTGCGCGTAGAGGAGACAATCGCGATCGCGGCGCTCATCCAGGCGACGATGGTCAAGCTCTACCGCCTGCACGCCAAGAATCAAAGCTGGCGCGTCTACAGCCGCGCCCTGCTGATGGAAAACAAGTGGCGCGCGTCGCGGTACGGCATCGACGGCATGCTCATCGACTTCGGCAAGGAACGCGAAGTCCCCGAACGCGAACTGCTCCTCGAATACCTCGATTGGGTGGACGATGTGCTGGATGAGTTGGGATCGAGGGACGCCGTGAACGTGGTGCGATGGATCCTGGAAAACGGCACCGGCGCAGATCGCCAACTGCGCGTCTACGAAGAGTCCGGCCACGATCTCAAAGCCGTCGTCAATTACATGATCGCGGAAACGAGACACGGACTTTAG
- a CDS encoding amidohydrolase family protein, with product MRNLRTFIIQGAAILVATLTFTLTGGAAPAGLTYAIKGAKIVTVSGAVIDNGSIVMRDGVIQAVGANIAIPADAIVTDGTGLTVYPGLIDMASAAPLEASAPAGQDPAAGRGGGGGRGGGGGATFATLEEADRAKRAAILRPDYQAAENLVEASDALGQMAQAGITSVLAVPSQGIFKGQSALVNTMYPPEDPQISTIADYRRGLAVVKAPVAQHVNIGGRGGGTGYPNSLLGTIAFTRQGFLDAQWQRDATAIYEKTGARGPRPLVEPSLDALKPALAKQMPVAFDANEGREIDRSLLMARDFGLDPIIVGGSGAASRIADLQKAKARVIYGVNFRGGGPGAAGGGGGGGGRGGGGGDSLRAMQAAADAPKVPAMLAQAGVPFAFTSGGTLLPSDFVRNAARTVKEGNLTADAALKALTLEAARIAGAADRVGSIEQGKIANILVTDGDLFETATRVRHVFIDGRPIEITATAGGGAGRGGRGGGR from the coding sequence ATGCGAAACCTGAGAACATTCATCATTCAGGGCGCTGCGATTCTCGTCGCGACGCTCACGTTCACACTCACGGGGGGCGCGGCACCGGCCGGCCTCACGTACGCCATCAAGGGCGCGAAAATCGTCACGGTCTCGGGCGCGGTGATTGACAACGGATCCATCGTCATGCGCGATGGCGTGATCCAGGCGGTGGGGGCAAACATCGCCATCCCGGCTGATGCCATCGTCACCGACGGCACGGGGTTGACGGTCTACCCGGGCCTGATCGACATGGCCAGTGCGGCACCGCTTGAGGCGTCCGCGCCAGCCGGACAGGATCCGGCGGCGGGCCGCGGTGGTGGCGGGGGTCGTGGCGGCGGAGGAGGCGCGACGTTTGCCACGCTTGAAGAAGCTGACCGCGCGAAGCGCGCGGCGATTCTGCGTCCCGACTATCAGGCAGCTGAGAATCTCGTTGAGGCGAGCGATGCGCTGGGCCAGATGGCTCAGGCCGGTATCACGAGCGTGCTGGCGGTGCCCTCGCAGGGCATCTTCAAGGGCCAGAGCGCACTGGTCAACACCATGTACCCGCCCGAGGATCCGCAGATCAGCACGATCGCAGACTATCGCCGCGGCCTCGCGGTGGTGAAGGCGCCTGTCGCCCAGCACGTGAACATCGGCGGACGCGGGGGCGGCACGGGATACCCCAATTCGCTCCTCGGCACGATTGCGTTCACGCGTCAGGGATTCCTGGACGCGCAGTGGCAGCGTGATGCCACGGCAATCTACGAAAAGACCGGCGCTCGTGGGCCACGGCCGCTCGTGGAGCCGTCGCTTGACGCGCTCAAGCCGGCGCTCGCGAAGCAGATGCCGGTGGCATTCGACGCCAACGAAGGCCGAGAGATCGACCGGTCGCTACTGATGGCGCGTGACTTCGGCCTCGACCCGATCATCGTGGGCGGCTCGGGCGCGGCAAGCCGAATCGCGGACCTGCAGAAGGCGAAGGCCCGCGTGATCTACGGCGTCAACTTCCGTGGCGGCGGCCCGGGAGCCGCCGGGGGCGGGGGCGGGGGCGGAGGTCGCGGCGGCGGTGGCGGCGATTCGTTGCGTGCGATGCAGGCGGCCGCCGATGCGCCGAAGGTGCCCGCGATGCTGGCGCAGGCCGGAGTGCCGTTTGCGTTCACGAGCGGCGGCACCCTGCTGCCGTCGGACTTTGTGCGCAATGCGGCGCGCACGGTCAAAGAAGGCAACCTGACGGCTGACGCCGCGCTCAAGGCGCTAACCCTTGAGGCCGCGCGAATCGCCGGTGCGGCCGACCGCGTGGGCTCAATCGAACAAGGCAAGATCGCGAACATCCTCGTCACCGACGGCGATCTGTTTGAAACCGCCACGCGTGTGCGTCACGTGTTTATCGACGGACGACCCATTGAGATCACAGCGACCGCTGGAGGCGGCGCGGGGCGCGGGGGCCGCGGCGGGGGTCGATGA
- a CDS encoding alpha/beta hydrolase codes for MLRHDVPSEWISGPRRVTVWTGAEAVSGSRGPGVPGSGTPTPLLILHDGQNLFDGERAHRPGVTWQVAETAARLVEEGKIPPLVIAGIDHAAEERILEMTPTEGNHSGAGQASRYGRFVVEELVPFLEAEYGVDTRAGRLAMGGSSLGGLVTLAIAQQYPARFGRLLVMSPSLWWDEAVMLTRVRRQPFAPATRVWLDVGLKEGRQTAANVRKLRRLLLDQLDAGNVNGADDPLGDHSEDRWAKRLPEAMVWLFGS; via the coding sequence ATGCTGCGTCACGACGTTCCTTCTGAATGGATTTCCGGGCCCCGTCGCGTCACCGTCTGGACGGGGGCTGAGGCCGTGTCGGGGTCCCGGGGTCCCGGAGTCCCGGGGTCCGGCACCCCGACGCCGCTCTTGATTTTGCACGACGGGCAGAACCTGTTTGACGGCGAGCGGGCCCATCGTCCCGGCGTGACCTGGCAGGTGGCTGAAACCGCGGCCCGCCTGGTGGAGGAGGGCAAGATTCCTCCGTTGGTCATCGCAGGCATCGACCATGCCGCAGAGGAGAGGATCCTCGAAATGACCCCCACCGAGGGCAACCATTCCGGCGCCGGCCAGGCCTCGCGCTACGGGCGATTCGTCGTTGAAGAGCTGGTGCCGTTTCTAGAGGCCGAATACGGCGTTGACACCCGGGCCGGCCGCCTGGCGATGGGCGGCTCCTCATTGGGCGGTCTGGTGACGCTGGCCATCGCCCAGCAGTATCCGGCACGCTTTGGCCGTCTGCTGGTCATGTCTCCGTCACTCTGGTGGGACGAGGCGGTGATGTTGACGCGGGTGCGTCGCCAGCCCTTCGCGCCGGCGACGCGGGTGTGGCTCGACGTCGGGCTCAAGGAGGGCCGGCAAACCGCGGCCAACGTGCGCAAATTGCGGCGCCTGCTGTTGGATCAGCTCGATGCCGGCAACGTAAACGGTGCCGACGATCCGCTCGGCGACCACTCCGAGGATCGCTGGGCGAAGCGACTGCCTGAGGCGATGGTCTGGCTGTTTGGTTCCTGA
- a CDS encoding Uma2 family endonuclease — MTIAEYFATPEQLIPQELIYGVMRVADAPSVSHQRVVLRLATALQAHAEQTHAGEVFVAPIDVVLDRAQALVLQPDLLFVSASRGDIVTDRIHGAPDLVIEVLSPRPRIGGLDERVGWFARYGVREIWLYNQHESQLHVLACEDGAVCSRVTFGANAPIESHVLPGFRRTIRSVLERA; from the coding sequence ATGACTATTGCCGAGTACTTTGCCACCCCAGAACAGCTGATTCCGCAGGAGTTGATTTATGGCGTCATGCGGGTGGCGGACGCGCCGTCTGTGAGCCATCAGCGCGTGGTGTTGCGGCTGGCCACGGCACTGCAGGCGCATGCGGAACAGACACACGCCGGCGAGGTGTTTGTGGCGCCCATCGACGTGGTACTCGACCGCGCTCAGGCCCTGGTGCTGCAACCGGACCTGCTGTTCGTCTCGGCATCGCGCGGCGATATCGTGACGGACCGGATTCACGGCGCGCCGGATCTGGTCATCGAGGTGCTCTCTCCGCGTCCGAGAATTGGCGGACTTGACGAACGCGTGGGCTGGTTTGCCCGTTATGGGGTTCGGGAAATCTGGCTGTACAACCAGCACGAGTCGCAGCTCCATGTTCTGGCCTGCGAGGACGGCGCGGTCTGCTCGCGTGTGACGTTCGGGGCGAACGCGCCCATTGAGTCCCACGTCCTGCCCGGCTTCAGGCGGACGATTCGGTCTGTGCTGGAACGCGCATAA
- a CDS encoding Ig-like domain-containing protein → MRPTRSVALACALTLAACGSSATTPTSPETQPTSLVSTSFGKFSYGLAPGQTRQLTVDASFSDGTTRSVSTESNWISLTPDVMTITPAGLATAIRPGAASVYVQYQSVALSFTVTVYPIERVAIALGAASPSLPVGKSVALSARYHLSNGLDAGDATQEAVWSVADSAIASVSAKGQVTSLQEGRTTVSATFRGVTGTAELWVTPAGCTFATSPTSLRPDAGFMVSHASLEVSVTASPGCGWAATSNSSDWEIRSAPFGAIVAGGVGSGSIHLVCKANANDCRSRITSFEIAGTRVTKFSAQ, encoded by the coding sequence ATGAGGCCGACTCGGTCCGTCGCACTGGCCTGCGCCCTGACGCTGGCGGCGTGCGGAAGTTCCGCCACGACTCCAACCTCTCCCGAGACTCAGCCAACGTCACTCGTCTCCACCTCGTTCGGCAAGTTCAGCTACGGCCTTGCGCCCGGCCAGACGCGGCAGCTGACGGTGGACGCCAGCTTTTCCGACGGCACCACACGATCGGTTTCGACAGAATCGAATTGGATTTCACTGACGCCCGATGTCATGACGATCACGCCGGCAGGACTGGCGACCGCCATCCGCCCAGGGGCCGCGAGTGTCTACGTGCAGTATCAATCCGTGGCGTTGAGCTTCACCGTGACGGTGTATCCAATCGAGAGAGTGGCGATTGCTCTTGGAGCGGCGTCACCCAGTTTGCCCGTGGGAAAGTCGGTGGCCCTGAGCGCGAGGTACCACCTGAGCAATGGCCTTGATGCGGGCGACGCCACGCAGGAAGCCGTGTGGAGTGTGGCCGATTCGGCGATTGCATCGGTCAGTGCCAAAGGGCAGGTCACCAGTCTCCAGGAGGGCCGCACCACTGTGTCGGCCACGTTCAGGGGCGTGACGGGCACGGCCGAACTGTGGGTGACTCCGGCCGGATGCACGTTTGCCACCTCGCCAACGTCGCTCCGGCCTGACGCCGGGTTCATGGTCAGCCACGCGAGTCTTGAGGTTTCTGTGACCGCATCCCCTGGATGCGGGTGGGCTGCCACGTCCAACAGCAGCGACTGGGAAATCCGAAGCGCGCCGTTTGGTGCCATCGTCGCCGGAGGCGTAGGAAGTGGCTCGATTCATCTGGTGTGTAAGGCGAACGCAAACGACTGCCGGTCGCGAATCACGAGCTTCGAGATCGCCGGCACACGCGTGACCAAGTTCTCCGCCCAGTAA
- a CDS encoding LysM peptidoglycan-binding domain-containing protein, translating to MGLRDTYAYAIQTAKGKFHGSADERDGKLHFKGTVATEDEKNELWTAIKTIPTWKNDIVADIQVTGGPAAAAPAAAKTYTVKAGDTLGAIAKAHLGNAGAYMKIFELNKDQLSDPDKIKPGQVLRLP from the coding sequence ATGGGATTGAGAGACACGTACGCGTACGCAATTCAGACGGCGAAGGGCAAGTTTCACGGTAGCGCCGACGAGCGCGATGGGAAGCTCCACTTCAAGGGCACCGTGGCCACTGAGGACGAAAAGAACGAACTCTGGACGGCCATCAAGACGATTCCAACCTGGAAGAACGACATCGTCGCCGACATTCAGGTCACAGGTGGCCCGGCAGCTGCGGCGCCCGCAGCCGCCAAGACGTACACCGTGAAGGCCGGCGACACCCTCGGCGCCATCGCCAAGGCGCATCTCGGCAATGCCGGGGCGTACATGAAGATCTTCGAGTTGAACAAGGATCAGTTGAGCGATCCAGACAAGATCAAGCCCGGACAGGTCCTGCGCCTGCCGTAA
- a CDS encoding dodecin domain-containing protein, whose amino-acid sequence MSVAKVSEISSTSTKSFEDAIQQGLARASKTLRNIRGAWIKEQHVRCDDGRVTEYQVNMMVTFVLDE is encoded by the coding sequence ATGTCAGTAGCGAAGGTGAGCGAGATCAGTTCCACATCCACGAAGAGTTTTGAGGACGCCATTCAGCAGGGCCTGGCGCGCGCCAGCAAGACGCTTCGGAACATCCGTGGGGCATGGATCAAGGAACAGCACGTGCGGTGCGACGACGGCCGCGTGACCGAGTATCAGGTCAACATGATGGTGACCTTCGTACTTGATGAATAG
- a CDS encoding esterase family protein has protein sequence MSREYHRWFARDLNRDMEMLTFGHAGRPVIVFPTSMGAFFEYEDRGMVDALADKIGAGALQLFCVSSVDAESFYADSIHPHDRIQRYLQYERYLTGEVVPFIKGRTGSDTAGVTGCSFGAYHALTMALRHPDVFTSCISMGGAFDIMRFLNGYSDTDAYLLSPPLFLPNLEDSWFLDRYRQNKWVLVTGENDICRASTEEAARLLDQKGIPNSLHVWGHGSEHDWPEWKKMAAVYVP, from the coding sequence ATGAGTCGCGAGTACCACCGGTGGTTTGCACGAGACCTGAACCGGGACATGGAAATGTTGACGTTTGGCCATGCCGGGCGTCCTGTGATCGTCTTCCCCACCTCAATGGGAGCCTTCTTCGAATACGAAGACCGGGGCATGGTGGACGCGCTGGCGGACAAGATTGGCGCAGGGGCCCTGCAGCTGTTCTGCGTCTCAAGTGTGGACGCTGAGAGCTTTTATGCCGACTCGATCCATCCTCACGACCGCATCCAGCGGTATCTGCAATATGAACGCTACCTGACCGGAGAGGTGGTTCCGTTCATCAAAGGACGAACGGGAAGCGACACCGCAGGGGTGACCGGCTGCAGTTTTGGCGCGTACCACGCCCTGACGATGGCGCTGCGGCATCCGGATGTGTTTACGTCGTGCATCAGCATGGGAGGCGCGTTCGACATCATGCGGTTCCTCAACGGCTATTCCGATACCGACGCCTACCTGCTGTCGCCGCCGCTCTTCCTGCCTAACCTGGAAGACTCCTGGTTCCTGGACCGGTACCGCCAGAACAAATGGGTGCTGGTCACCGGCGAAAACGACATCTGCCGGGCCAGCACTGAAGAGGCCGCGCGGCTCCTGGACCAGAAGGGCATTCCCAACAGTCTTCATGTATGGGGCCACGGTTCCGAGCACGATTGGCCGGAATGGAAGAAAATGGCGGCAGTCTACGTGCCGTAG
- a CDS encoding amidohydrolase family protein: MARRGIHSLFVGLALIAAFLIPASAARLSGQTAAQAPSPTVVAIRNATLITVSRGTINNGTIVLRDGKIAAIGANVQVPAGATVVDGTGKFVTPGLIDAHSHIGNDAINEGATAVSSMTDMGQVLNPTNIAIQRDLAGGLTTANILHGSANPIGGGSVTIKLRWGVEKGDDLIFEGSMPGIKFALGENPKRQGGGAGGLQGGGPARYPATRQGVEFVIRDAFTRAKKYQKDWAAYTAAQKSGQTTIPPRRDLQLDALVEVLEGKRLVHCHSYRADEILMMIRVADEMGFKVATFQHVLEGYKVAKEIAAHGAGASTFSDWWGYKIEAEDAIPGNAGLMTHKGVNVSINSDSAEHARRLNTEAAKSVRWGDVSDDQAIAMVTLNPARQLRIENRVGSLDVGKDADVVLWNSHPLSTFATVDQTYIDGKVYYDRAVDLARVADVEKQRASFPGAGGRAGGAAAAPAVTANLFNITPEAGKVAYNANGGTWAITNARIHPVSGPIIPKGTVVIRGNLIQAVGANVSVPSGARVVDAKGGSVYPGFIDAQTDLGLNEPGVRSYDDVNEMLAFNQMLRTRVAYQSDSDAIAVARTEGITSAGIFPGGGIIGGEVPLMNLDGWTWEENVVRPAAGLAFSFPGGGGGGRGGGFPAGGRAGGAGGNSGLRELEALLAQAKVYGTNPAREKNWNLEPFLPILNKQQAFYISAGSEAAITQAIAWAQRQNVNIVIRTSPATAVASAAALKAASVPVIISTVLALPQGDDVFHAATYQAAGELEKAGVTFAFSSGGFETVRLIPFQAAISVAWGLSKERALRAMTLDAAKIFGADALVGSIEPGKVANLVVTNGDAMEIRSRVLHVVIAGKEVLLQNKQTELFNRYMGRQ; this comes from the coding sequence TTGGCACGTCGAGGTATTCACTCTCTCTTTGTTGGACTGGCGCTGATTGCAGCGTTCCTGATTCCTGCGTCCGCCGCCCGGTTGTCAGGACAGACTGCAGCCCAGGCACCATCCCCAACGGTTGTGGCCATTCGTAACGCGACACTGATCACGGTATCGCGAGGCACCATCAACAACGGCACCATCGTGTTGCGTGACGGTAAGATTGCCGCCATCGGCGCAAACGTCCAGGTGCCGGCCGGCGCGACCGTGGTTGATGGCACGGGCAAGTTCGTCACGCCCGGCCTCATCGACGCGCACTCGCACATCGGCAATGACGCCATCAATGAAGGCGCCACGGCGGTCAGCTCGATGACCGACATGGGCCAGGTGCTCAACCCGACCAACATCGCCATTCAGCGCGACCTGGCAGGCGGCCTCACCACCGCCAACATTCTGCATGGCAGCGCCAATCCGATCGGCGGCGGCTCGGTCACCATCAAGCTGCGTTGGGGCGTGGAGAAAGGTGACGACCTGATCTTCGAAGGGTCGATGCCCGGGATCAAGTTTGCCCTCGGCGAAAACCCGAAGCGGCAGGGCGGCGGCGCCGGTGGCCTGCAGGGTGGCGGCCCCGCTCGCTACCCCGCCACGCGGCAGGGTGTGGAGTTTGTCATCCGCGACGCGTTCACGCGCGCAAAGAAGTACCAGAAAGACTGGGCGGCGTACACCGCCGCGCAGAAGTCCGGGCAAACGACCATTCCGCCGCGCCGGGACCTGCAACTCGACGCGCTTGTGGAAGTGCTTGAGGGCAAACGTCTCGTGCACTGCCACTCGTATCGCGCGGATGAAATCCTGATGATGATTCGCGTCGCCGATGAGATGGGCTTCAAGGTCGCCACCTTCCAGCACGTGCTGGAAGGCTACAAAGTGGCCAAGGAAATTGCGGCCCACGGCGCCGGCGCATCGACGTTCTCCGACTGGTGGGGCTACAAGATCGAAGCCGAAGATGCCATCCCCGGCAACGCGGGGCTCATGACCCACAAGGGCGTGAACGTGTCGATTAACTCCGACAGCGCGGAGCACGCACGCCGCCTGAACACCGAAGCGGCGAAGTCGGTGCGTTGGGGCGACGTGAGCGACGACCAGGCCATCGCGATGGTCACGTTGAATCCGGCTCGCCAGCTGCGCATCGAGAATCGCGTGGGCTCACTCGATGTCGGCAAGGACGCCGACGTCGTGCTCTGGAACAGCCATCCGCTCAGCACCTTTGCCACGGTGGATCAGACCTACATTGACGGCAAGGTCTATTACGACCGTGCGGTGGATCTGGCGCGGGTGGCCGACGTCGAGAAGCAGCGCGCGTCTTTTCCGGGCGCGGGCGGCCGTGCCGGTGGCGCCGCTGCGGCCCCGGCCGTGACCGCAAACCTCTTCAACATCACGCCTGAGGCCGGCAAGGTTGCGTACAACGCCAACGGCGGCACCTGGGCCATCACCAACGCGCGCATTCACCCGGTGTCCGGCCCGATCATTCCGAAGGGCACGGTCGTCATCCGCGGCAACCTGATTCAGGCAGTGGGCGCCAACGTGTCCGTACCTTCGGGCGCCCGCGTGGTGGACGCCAAGGGCGGCAGCGTGTATCCCGGATTCATCGACGCGCAGACCGACCTCGGCCTCAACGAGCCAGGTGTGCGGAGTTATGACGATGTGAATGAGATGCTGGCGTTCAACCAGATGCTGCGTACGCGCGTGGCGTACCAGTCCGACAGCGACGCTATCGCGGTGGCGCGCACCGAAGGCATCACGTCGGCGGGCATCTTCCCCGGTGGCGGCATCATCGGCGGCGAAGTACCGCTCATGAACCTTGATGGCTGGACGTGGGAAGAAAACGTCGTGCGGCCGGCTGCGGGGCTGGCGTTTTCATTCCCGGGTGGAGGTGGCGGAGGCCGCGGCGGCGGGTTCCCGGCGGGCGGCCGCGCGGGCGGCGCCGGCGGCAATTCCGGACTGCGCGAGCTTGAAGCGCTGCTGGCACAGGCCAAGGTCTATGGGACCAATCCGGCGCGAGAGAAGAACTGGAACCTCGAGCCCTTCCTGCCCATCCTCAACAAGCAGCAGGCGTTTTACATCAGCGCCGGCAGCGAAGCCGCGATCACGCAGGCGATTGCCTGGGCGCAGCGCCAGAACGTGAACATCGTGATTCGCACGAGTCCGGCGACCGCTGTGGCGAGCGCCGCTGCGCTCAAGGCCGCCAGCGTGCCGGTGATCATCAGCACGGTGCTGGCGTTGCCACAGGGGGATGATGTCTTCCACGCGGCGACGTATCAGGCCGCCGGCGAACTGGAAAAGGCCGGCGTGACGTTTGCCTTCTCGAGCGGCGGGTTTGAAACCGTTCGCCTGATTCCTTTTCAGGCGGCCATCTCGGTGGCGTGGGGGCTCAGCAAAGAACGCGCGCTGCGGGCGATGACGCTTGATGCCGCAAAGATCTTTGGCGCCGACGCGCTTGTGGGCAGCATTGAGCCCGGCAAGGTGGCCAACCTGGTGGTGACCAACGGCGACGCGATGGAAATCCGTTCGCGTGTGCTGCACGTGGTCATTGCGGGCAAGGAAGTGCTGCTGCAGAACAAGCAGACCGAACTCTTCAACCGTTACATGGGTCGTCAGTAG